A section of the Deltaproteobacteria bacterium genome encodes:
- a CDS encoding response regulator: MSEPIRTRVPGNPCAEAALRQARHAMLEAARAKAEFVANVSHEVRTPMTAILGMTDLALETELTAEQREYLTAVRSAADELLALLEDLLDFSALDACRLAVQRVPFSLRESVGDSVRTHEPRAQDRDLALTCEIAPSVPDAVVGDPRRLRQVIEKLVDNAIKFTAQGGVAVRVDAEVAADEVLLHCSVADTGIGIPREQQETIFEPFVQGDGSATRRYGGTGLGLAIASDVVQLMGGNIWVESEAGRGSTFHFTARLAQEPLSPPAPDRRPAPLRGGAGGLHVLLAEDNAVNRKVAVRLLEKRGHTVVAVEDGRQALRALDGERFDIALMDVQMPEMDGFEATAAVRARERVEGGHLPIVALTAYAMKGDRERCLEAGMDAYVAKPVNADELFATLERLVPGAGR, translated from the coding sequence TTGAGCGAGCCGATCCGCACGCGCGTGCCCGGCAACCCGTGTGCCGAGGCGGCGCTCCGCCAGGCGAGGCACGCCATGCTGGAGGCGGCGCGCGCGAAGGCGGAGTTCGTGGCCAACGTGAGCCATGAAGTCCGCACGCCGATGACCGCGATCCTCGGCATGACCGACCTCGCGCTCGAGACGGAGCTGACGGCCGAGCAGCGCGAGTACCTGACGGCCGTCCGGTCGGCGGCCGACGAGCTGCTCGCCCTGCTGGAAGACCTGCTCGACTTCTCGGCCCTCGATGCCTGCCGGCTGGCGGTGCAGCGTGTGCCCTTCAGCCTGCGCGAGAGCGTCGGGGACTCCGTCCGCACCCACGAACCCCGGGCGCAGGACAGGGACCTCGCGCTCACCTGCGAGATCGCGCCGTCCGTTCCCGACGCGGTGGTGGGCGACCCGAGACGCCTGCGCCAGGTGATCGAGAAGCTCGTCGACAACGCGATCAAGTTCACCGCGCAGGGCGGGGTGGCCGTGCGGGTGGACGCCGAGGTGGCGGCGGACGAGGTGCTCCTCCACTGCAGCGTGGCGGATACGGGCATCGGGATCCCGCGCGAGCAGCAGGAGACGATCTTCGAGCCTTTCGTCCAGGGCGACGGTTCCGCCACCCGGCGCTATGGCGGCACCGGCCTCGGGCTCGCCATCGCCTCGGACGTCGTCCAGCTGATGGGCGGCAACATCTGGGTGGAGAGCGAGGCGGGCCGAGGAAGCACCTTTCACTTCACGGCGCGCCTGGCGCAGGAGCCGCTCTCGCCGCCGGCACCGGACCGCAGACCGGCTCCGCTCCGCGGCGGCGCCGGCGGCCTTCACGTCCTCCTCGCCGAGGACAACGCCGTGAATCGCAAGGTGGCCGTCCGGCTGCTCGAGAAGCGCGGCCACACGGTGGTCGCGGTGGAGGACGGCCGGCAGGCGCTGCGCGCGCTCGATGGCGAGCGGTTCGACATCGCCCTGATGGACGTGCAGATGCCCGAGATGGACGGGTTCGAGGCGACGGCCGCGGTGCGGGCGCGCGAACGCGTCGAGGGCGGCCACCTGCCGATCGTCGCCCTCACCGCCTATGCGATGAAGGGCGATCGCGAGCGCTGCCTCGAAGCCGGCATGGATGCGTACGTCGCCAAGCCGGTGAACGCAGATGAGCTGTTCGCCACGCTCGAGCGGCTCGTCCCCGGGGCCGGGCGATGA